In the Corynebacterium gerontici genome, one interval contains:
- the hflX gene encoding GTPase HflX — protein sequence MTNNTPDAVERLLNQAFHDHRPTKPLEDPGEDQSGLLTPESNETPTVGELDLEARSSLRRLSRGSTIHATDQDDGYDVEYRKLRLERVILVGVWTQGTTAEIEATMDELAALAETAGSEVVEMLYQKRDKPDPGTYIGSGKVAELRDIVASTGVDTVVCDGELSPGQMIALEKALDVKVIDRTMLILDIFAQHAKSKEGKAQVSLAQMEYLITRVRGWGGALSRQAGGRAGSNGGVGLRGPGETKIEADRRRLRSDMAKLRKEIQGMKTAREVKRSRRRESTIAQIAIAGYTNAGKSSLINAMTGAGVLVEDALFATLDPTTRKAELADGRAVVFTDTVGFVRHLPTQLVEAFRSTLEEVVEADLVLHVVDGSDPFPLKQIEAVNGVVTDIIRELDVPAPPEIVVVNKIDQADPLVLAELRHALDDVVFVSAKTGEGIAELEARVELFLNSLDAHVQLMVPFTRGDIVSRVHVQGTVLNEEYSESGTLIDVRLPQSLAAELQEFTVS from the coding sequence ATGACGAATAACACACCCGACGCCGTAGAGCGTTTATTGAACCAAGCTTTTCACGATCACCGCCCCACGAAGCCCCTGGAGGATCCTGGCGAAGACCAATCCGGGCTCTTAACCCCCGAATCCAACGAAACGCCGACGGTGGGTGAGCTCGACCTCGAGGCTCGATCTTCCTTGCGCAGGCTTTCTCGCGGGTCCACGATCCACGCCACGGATCAGGATGACGGCTATGACGTGGAATACCGAAAGCTCCGCCTTGAACGCGTAATCCTTGTGGGTGTTTGGACTCAAGGCACCACTGCCGAAATCGAGGCGACCATGGATGAACTCGCAGCTTTGGCTGAAACGGCCGGTTCGGAAGTGGTGGAGATGCTCTACCAAAAGCGAGATAAGCCAGATCCGGGCACCTATATCGGCTCCGGCAAGGTAGCGGAGCTTCGCGATATTGTCGCCTCCACCGGCGTCGATACCGTCGTGTGCGATGGCGAGCTCAGCCCCGGTCAGATGATCGCGCTCGAGAAGGCCCTCGACGTCAAAGTTATTGATCGCACCATGCTTATCCTCGATATCTTCGCCCAACACGCGAAATCCAAGGAAGGCAAGGCGCAGGTCTCGCTTGCCCAGATGGAATACCTCATCACACGAGTGCGCGGCTGGGGTGGGGCGCTGTCACGCCAGGCCGGTGGACGTGCGGGTTCAAATGGTGGCGTGGGTCTGCGTGGGCCCGGCGAAACCAAAATCGAAGCGGATCGTCGCCGCTTGCGCTCCGACATGGCAAAGCTGCGCAAAGAAATCCAGGGCATGAAAACCGCCCGAGAAGTCAAACGATCACGTCGCCGTGAATCCACCATCGCGCAAATCGCCATCGCCGGGTACACCAACGCAGGGAAGTCCTCGCTCATCAACGCTATGACCGGCGCCGGGGTGCTGGTTGAGGACGCGCTTTTTGCCACGCTTGATCCCACCACCCGAAAAGCTGAGCTTGCCGACGGCCGCGCGGTCGTCTTCACCGACACCGTCGGTTTTGTTCGTCACCTGCCAACCCAGCTTGTGGAAGCTTTCCGCTCCACCCTCGAAGAAGTTGTGGAAGCTGACCTAGTACTGCATGTGGTTGACGGATCCGACCCCTTCCCTTTGAAGCAGATTGAGGCGGTAAACGGTGTGGTCACCGATATTATTCGCGAACTTGATGTGCCCGCACCGCCGGAGATCGTTGTGGTGAACAAGATCGACCAGGCGGACCCGCTTGTGTTGGCGGAGCTGCGCCATGCGCTTGACGACGTCGTGTTTGTTTCTGCAAAAACTGGCGAAGGCATAGCGGAACTCGAGGCCCGGGTAGAACTCTTTCTCAACAGCTTGGATGCACATGTGCAGCTCATGGTGCCGTTCACACGTGGCGATATAGTTTCGCGCGTGCATGTACAAGGCACCGTGCTCAATGAGGAATACTCGGAGTCGGGTACCCTCATCGACGTTCGCCTGCCACAATCTCTGGCAGCTGAGTTGCAGGAATTCACCGTGAGCTAG
- a CDS encoding uracil-xanthine permease family protein, with protein sequence MSSSSWGWTLHGDGKTIAPGAVVAPEERLSWSRTIGIGMQHVIAMFGATLLVPTLTGFPVNTTLLFSGISTMIFLLVTRNRLPSYLGSSFGFIAPLMASQGQGIAVQLGGVVAAGLALIAVGLIVKKAGKRVLDLVMPPAVTGAIVALIGLNLAPAAVGNFQSQPLVAGVTMFSILLITVAGRGMLARLGILIGVVIGWVFAAISGNLAEGASDTVAAAKWIGLPQFHTPEFTASAILITLPVVIVLIAENVGHVKAVSEMTGRNLDDLAGDALIADGIGTTLAGGFGGSGTTTYAENIGVMAATRVYSTAAYWIAALTAVVLAFIPKFGALIFTIPQGVLGGAAMVLYGLIGMLGIRIWQDNRVNFNNPVNLTAAAVALIAGIGNLTLHVGSIELEGIAWGSVGIIVGYPVLKWLYVHVGEGANARW encoded by the coding sequence GTGAGTAGCTCTTCATGGGGTTGGACCCTGCACGGTGATGGAAAGACAATTGCTCCCGGCGCGGTGGTCGCGCCCGAGGAACGCCTAAGTTGGTCGCGCACCATTGGAATTGGCATGCAACATGTCATTGCGATGTTCGGCGCCACCTTATTGGTGCCCACTTTGACCGGATTCCCGGTGAACACCACACTGTTGTTCTCTGGCATATCCACCATGATCTTCCTGTTGGTGACCAGGAACCGTCTGCCTTCCTATCTCGGATCTTCTTTCGGATTTATTGCGCCCCTCATGGCGTCACAAGGCCAGGGCATTGCGGTGCAGCTCGGTGGCGTTGTGGCCGCCGGTTTGGCGCTAATCGCAGTTGGTCTGATCGTGAAGAAGGCCGGCAAGCGTGTCTTGGATTTGGTAATGCCACCGGCAGTCACCGGTGCCATCGTGGCACTCATCGGCTTAAACCTCGCTCCCGCTGCGGTTGGAAATTTCCAATCCCAGCCCTTGGTTGCGGGCGTGACCATGTTTTCGATTCTGCTCATCACGGTTGCCGGCCGCGGCATGCTCGCGCGGCTTGGGATCCTAATTGGCGTGGTCATCGGCTGGGTGTTCGCTGCTATCAGCGGCAATCTCGCGGAAGGCGCCAGCGACACCGTCGCAGCGGCCAAATGGATCGGGTTGCCGCAATTCCACACACCTGAATTCACGGCGTCGGCGATCCTGATCACGTTACCAGTGGTGATCGTGTTGATCGCGGAAAACGTCGGCCATGTAAAGGCAGTAAGCGAGATGACGGGTCGGAACCTGGATGACTTGGCCGGTGATGCACTAATCGCCGATGGTATTGGCACCACACTTGCAGGTGGCTTCGGTGGTTCGGGTACCACAACCTACGCTGAAAATATCGGCGTGATGGCAGCCACTCGCGTGTACTCCACGGCAGCTTATTGGATCGCAGCGCTCACGGCAGTGGTACTGGCGTTCATCCCGAAGTTTGGGGCGCTCATCTTCACCATTCCTCAGGGAGTACTCGGTGGGGCAGCGATGGTGCTGTACGGCCTGATTGGCATGCTCGGTATTCGTATCTGGCAGGACAATCGTGTCAATTTCAACAATCCTGTGAATTTAACCGCAGCGGCAGTGGCGTTGATTGCTGGCATTGGTAATCTCACCTTGCACGTCGGCAGCATTGAGCTGGAAGGCATCGCGTGGGGCTCGGTTGGCATTATCGTGGGCTATCCAGTGCTGAAGTGGCTTTATGTCCATGTCGGTGAGGGTGCTAACGCTCGCTGGTAA
- a CDS encoding HPr family phosphocarrier protein — MASKTVVVGSAVGLHARPASIIAEAAGEYDDEIFLSIEGGDDDETDAASSLMIMALGAEKGDKVTVTSDNAEAVEKIAALIEKDLDAE, encoded by the coding sequence ATGGCTTCCAAGACTGTCGTGGTCGGCTCCGCTGTCGGCCTGCACGCTCGTCCCGCCTCCATCATCGCCGAAGCCGCCGGCGAGTACGACGATGAGATCTTCCTGAGCATCGAAGGTGGCGACGACGATGAGACCGACGCTGCTTCTTCGCTGATGATCATGGCACTTGGCGCTGAAAAGGGCGACAAGGTCACCGTGACCTCTGATAACGCTGAGGCAGTAGAGAAGATCGCTGCGCTGATCGAAAAGGATCTCGACGCAGAGTAA